From a single Anomaloglossus baeobatrachus isolate aAnoBae1 chromosome 4, aAnoBae1.hap1, whole genome shotgun sequence genomic region:
- the PBDC1 gene encoding protein PBDC1 — translation MAAPGELAGLGSLGATEAMSVAEALSLPAESYGNDPALELAWAMKAYQHAEVYFNLISSVDPRLLKLTRLDDGIYTTFRSEFPDLRIDVIDPEDLKSPAAKEKWRPFCLDFENRVEDFNYGTLLRLDSSKEYSEENTIFTTRIQFFAIEIARNREGCNDVVYSHRHKGAGK, via the exons ATGGCGGCTCCGGGGGAATTAGCTGGCTTGGGCTCACTG GGAGCAACAGAAGCGATGTCTGTGGCGGAGGCGCTGTCTCTTCCTGCAGAATCTTACGGCAATGAT CCCGCCCTGGAATTGGCCTGGGCCATGAAGGCGTATCAGCACGCAGAGGTCTACTTCAAT CTTATATCCTCCGTTGATCCTCGCCTCCTAAAACTGACCCGTTTAGATGATGGGATCTACACAACTTTTCGGTCGGAATTTCCGGATCTACGTATTGATGTAATCGACCCCGAAGATCTGAAGTCTCCTGCGGCCAAAGAG AAATGGCGGCCATTCTGCCTGGACTTTGAGAATCGAGTGGAAGATTTTAACTACGGGACCTTATTAagactggacagcagcaaggagtaTTCAGAGGAGAATACCATCTTCA CCACCCGAATCCAATTTTTTGCTATTGAAATTGCACGGAACAGAGAAGGATGTAATGACGTCGTTTACAGCCACAGACATAAAGGAGCTGGGAAATGA